The genomic window CCCAACAGGGACCGTTATATCTTTCTGCTTTGCTGATAGCTCTACGCTGATTGTCAAAGCATTTTGGCTTGTCAACATTTTCGGCCTCAGGGACTCAATATTCACCCCACTGCTCATACCCACCTCACCCTCTCAAAAACTATGATGACCGAAAAAAGCATTAGAGATACCCGTGGCAACGGCCATGAAGCCTCAGCAGAAAGCAAACAGCTCGCCATCAGCTTGAAGTTTCACTATGCTGAAACGCTACGCAACATGACCCTACAAGAAACGCTTCAGACCATCGCCGAAGTGTGGGAAACCTGCAATCGTTAGCGATTTGCGGTGGCCTATTTCAGGAATTGGACAACTCGTTGCTAATGGGCCACCGCAACACAGTCAATTTCCACCAACACATCCTTCGGGAGCCGAGCCACCTCAACACAGGCTCGGGCAGGGGCAGTTGCCTCATCAAAGTACTGTGCATAAATCTGATTGACCGTCGAGAAATCATTCATATCGGCCAGAAAAACCGTTGTCTTCACCACCTGCGGCCAACCCACACCTGCTGCTGCTAGCACTGCCGCCAGGTTCTTCATCACTTGCTCAGTTTGTTGGCTCACGCCTGTCCCCACGATCGTCCCATTGACGGGATCAAGCGCAATTTGCCCAGAGACAAAGATCATCCCAGCAGCTTGAACAGCCTGATTGTAAGGCCCCACGGGAGCCGGAGCATGATCGGTATGGATAATAGAGTGAGACATAGTGCTTCGATAGTCAGAGCACTACTCACAATAGCATTCGCTTCCTCTGCGATAATAAGCAACAGAGGCAGGCTAAAAGTATCTGCTGAGGACAGTTCTCCTTGCGCAATCGCTACTCGCTATGGGAGCATCCTACTTTCGCTCAAGTATTGCACGGCCCTCACCTTAAGTCCCTCTCCCAATTTTGGGCGAGGGACTTTGAGTACTTTTATCTTGTTCCCCTCTTCTTCCAAGGTTGGAAGAAGGGGCTGGGGAATGAGGGCCAAGTGCAACTGGGATACTTCCATCGCTGCTAGCAAAGGCATGATTCAGCCCACTCAATGAGCACAAAACCTATTGCGACTCTAGCCAGCGAGCCGCATCTTTAGCGTGGTAGGTCAAGATTAGGTCTGCGCCCGCTCGCTTAAAGCTGGTCAGCGTTTCCATGACCACTCGTTCTTCGTCAACCCAGCCGTTGAGGGCTGCAGCCTTCACCATCGAATACTCACCCGACACGTTATAGGCCGCCACCGGCACATTGCAGGCCTGCTTTACCTGCCAAATGATATCCATATAGGCCAAGGCAGGTTTCACCATCAGCATGTCGGCTCCTTCGTGGAGGTCTAGCTCGATCTCTTTGATCGCTTCTCTAGAATTAGCCGGATCCATCTGATAGGTGCGGCGGTCGCCAAACTGAGGCGCTGAATCCGCCGCATCTCGGAAAGGTCCGTAGTAGGCAGAAGAGTACTTAGCGGCATAGGAAAGAATCGGCAAATCCTCAAATCCAGAGGTATCTAGCCCCTCTCGAATCGCTTGCACAAACCCGTCCATCATGCCCGAAGGAGCGATGATATCGGCCCCAGCCTTAGCTTGAGACACTGCCGTTTTCTTCAGCAGCTCCAGCGTCGGGTCGTTGAGAACTCGCCCCGTCAAGTCGCCTGTTTCTAAATAGCCGCAGTGACCGTGCTGGGTATACTCGCACAGA from Acaryochloris thomasi RCC1774 includes these protein-coding regions:
- a CDS encoding Rid family detoxifying hydrolase, which codes for MSHSIIHTDHAPAPVGPYNQAVQAAGMIFVSGQIALDPVNGTIVGTGVSQQTEQVMKNLAAVLAAAGVGWPQVVKTTVFLADMNDFSTVNQIYAQYFDEATAPARACVEVARLPKDVLVEIDCVAVAH
- the hemB gene encoding porphobilinogen synthase, whose amino-acid sequence is MFPKHRPRRLRSHPQLRRMVQETVVTTSDLIYPLFAVPGESVSQEVTSMPGVYQLSVDKIVEEAKEVYDLGIPSIILFGIPDDKDSEATGAWHDHGIVQKASAAVKEAVPDLVVIVDTCLCEYTQHGHCGYLETGDLTGRVLNDPTLELLKKTAVSQAKAGADIIAPSGMMDGFVQAIREGLDTSGFEDLPILSYAAKYSSAYYGPFRDAADSAPQFGDRRTYQMDPANSREAIKEIELDLHEGADMLMVKPALAYMDIIWQVKQACNVPVAAYNVSGEYSMVKAAALNGWVDEERVVMETLTSFKRAGADLILTYHAKDAARWLESQ